In one window of Ovis aries strain OAR_USU_Benz2616 breed Rambouillet chromosome 5, ARS-UI_Ramb_v3.0, whole genome shotgun sequence DNA:
- the ACTL9 gene encoding actin-like protein 9, with protein MDPNQSNLSEPQASPEIPKPCLNLGSILANSTLPQEPPSMVGDRLPPKTGAVVIDMGTGTCKVGFAGQARPTYTVATIVGCQPQKPATSGQPVMETFIGEAARKRPELTLVQPVHSGIVVDWDAAELIWRHMLEHDLRVATRDHPLLFSDPPFSPSTNREKLVEVAFESLSSPAMYVASQSVLSVYAHGRVSGLVVDTGHGVTYTVPVFQGYNLPHATERLDLAGTHLTAFLAEMLLGSGLPLGQQDLDTVENIKHRYCYVAPDFLKEQARPELECRRTLKLPDGRTVTLGKELFQCPELLFSPPEIPGLSPVGVPTMAQQSLSKVAAELRTDLAQNVLLCGGSSLFTGFKARFQTELLRSLPPEAHVVVMAQPSRNFSVWIGGSILASLRTFQSCWVLREQYEEQGPYIVYRKCY; from the coding sequence ATGGATCCAAATCAGAGCAACCTCTCGGAACCCCAAGCCTCCCCGGAGATCCCCAAGCCTTGCCTGAACCTCGGCTCAATCCTGGCAAACAGCACCCTCCCTCAGGAACCCCCCAGCATGGTGGGCGACAGACTGCCCCCAAAGACCGGGGCGGTGGTCATCGACATGGGCACAGGTACGTGTAAGGTGGGCTTCGCCGGGCAGGCCCGGCCCACCTACACCGTGGCCACCATCGTCGGCTGCCAGCCCCAGAAACCGGCCACCTCAGGGCAGCCGGTGATGGAAACCTTCATCGGCGAAGCAGCCCGCAAACGCCCGGAGCTGACGCTGGTGCAGCCCGTGCACAGCGGCATCGTGGTGGACTGGGATGCGGCCGAGCTCATCTGGCGCCACATGCTGGAGCATGACCTCCGCGTGGCCACCCGCGACCACCCGCTGCTGTTCTCCGACCCGCCCTTCAGCCCCTCCACCAACCGCGAGAAGCTGGTGGAGGTGGCTTTTGAGTCGCTGAGCTCCCCGGCCATGTACGTGGCTTCTCAATCAGTGCTGTCGGTCTACGCACACGGGCGGGTCAGCGGGTTGGTGGTGGACACGGGCCACGGAGTCACCTACACCGTGCCCGTCTTCCAAGGCTACAACCTGCCCCACGCCACAGAGCGCCTGGATCTGGCGGGCACCCACCTGACCGCCTTCCTGGCGGAGATGCTGCTCGGCTCCGGGCTACCCCTGGGGCAGCAGGACCTGGACACAGTGGAGAACATCAAGCACAGATATTGCTACGTGGCCCCGGACTTCCTGAAGGAACAGGCCCGGCCAGAGCTGGAATGCCGCCGGACCCTGAAGCTGCCAGACGGACGGACGGTCACGCTGGGCAAAGAGCTGTTCCAGTGCCCCGAGTTGCTGTTCAGTCCTCCAGAGATCCCAGGGCTGTCCCCCGTGGGCGTCCCCACCATGGCCCAACAGAGCCTCTCCAAGGTGGCCGCGGAGCTGCGGACCGACTTGGCCCAGAACGTGCTCCTGTGCGGGGGCTCTTCGCTGTTCACCGGGTTCAAGGCGCGCTTCCAAACGGAACTGCTCCGCAGTCTGCCACCAGAGGCACACGTGGTGGTGATGGCCCAGCCAAGCAGAAAT